A part of Paenibacillus sp. IHBB 10380 genomic DNA contains:
- a CDS encoding glyoxalase, translating to MIKGFSNLLQIFPTTDFYKTASYFEGLGFRSVYYLNSVEPHVCLYRDSIEIVLTKSKNDKIQPNRLIHGYGYDAYLITSEQKEIENEFINLGVKIIRPLARTDYNNSEFVFEDIDGRWIAVGKKQSE from the coding sequence ATGATTAAAGGCTTTTCGAATTTGTTGCAAATATTCCCGACAACTGACTTTTACAAAACGGCAAGCTACTTTGAGGGATTGGGATTTAGATCTGTCTATTATCTTAATTCGGTGGAACCTCATGTATGCCTTTATCGAGATTCGATTGAAATTGTTCTTACTAAATCAAAGAATGATAAAATTCAACCCAATAGATTAATTCATGGATACGGTTATGATGCGTACTTGATAACAAGTGAACAAAAAGAAATAGAAAATGAATTTATTAATTTAGGGGTAAAGATCATTCGCCCGTTAGCAAGAACGGATTATAACAATAGTGAATTTGTATTTGAGGATATTGATGGAAGATGGATTGCTGTTGGAAAGAAACAAAGTGAATAA
- a CDS encoding DUF2262 domain-containing protein — protein MDRVIKSELIGVFVYEGISKAYSHKGGDIHWSLDMRDESADFNEMMKRAEKLFLCIQEFDENAKLAITDKLINYKNDFWPEYDENDESLNWDDVDAGKYDVTKEKFERAITLLDIVINDNNIYCEYDDGGLFGGHRIHVYFNNKYKLLSADI, from the coding sequence TTGGATAGGGTAATTAAAAGTGAGTTAATTGGAGTATTTGTCTATGAAGGGATTAGTAAAGCATATAGTCATAAAGGCGGCGACATACATTGGTCACTGGATATGAGGGATGAATCTGCAGATTTTAATGAGATGATGAAAAGAGCAGAAAAACTTTTTTTATGTATTCAAGAATTTGATGAAAATGCAAAGTTAGCTATAACAGATAAATTAATTAATTACAAAAATGATTTTTGGCCCGAGTATGATGAGAATGATGAAAGCTTAAATTGGGATGATGTAGATGCAGGGAAATATGATGTAACAAAAGAAAAGTTTGAAAGAGCTATTACTCTTCTCGACATTGTAATCAATGATAACAATATATACTGTGAATATGATGATGGAGGGTTATTTGGTGGTCACAGAATACATGTTTATTTTAATAATAAATACAAGTTATTAAGTGCAGATATATAA
- a CDS encoding DinB family protein: MELQDINQKLKETRDELLGILNELSGDQLNKRKDAYSWSISQVCQHLIKTEELYVVAIKKGLKSKEDSFIENKPLEFLLDRSKKIEAPDIAKPTDEILEYQEIIEKLNNSREKLYELLNTVEDPSVLSRRHFIHPVFKEMLLIEWVRSLYLHEQRHIKQINEIKDRVK; the protein is encoded by the coding sequence ATGGAACTTCAAGATATCAATCAAAAATTAAAAGAAACAAGAGACGAATTACTAGGAATTCTTAATGAATTGAGTGGAGATCAATTAAACAAACGGAAAGACGCATACAGTTGGAGTATTAGTCAGGTATGTCAACACTTAATTAAGACAGAAGAATTATATGTCGTAGCAATAAAGAAAGGATTAAAGAGCAAGGAAGATTCATTCATAGAGAATAAACCATTAGAATTTCTACTTGATAGAAGTAAAAAGATAGAAGCTCCTGACATTGCTAAACCAACTGACGAAATTTTAGAATATCAAGAAATCATTGAAAAACTAAACAATTCAAGAGAAAAGTTATACGAATTATTAAACACAGTAGAAGACCCATCAGTGCTGAGTAGAAGACATTTTATACACCCAGTTTTTAAGGAGATGTTATTAATTGAATGGGTTAGATCACTATACTTGCATGAACAAAGACATATTAAACAAATTAATGAAATTAAAGATAGAGTTAAGTAA
- a CDS encoding class I SAM-dependent methyltransferase, which yields MKNNTNIKKYKILSPIYDFLMGNRIFRNARMRAFSLIDIKPKNKVLLVGVGTGEDILLLPNNIEIFGIDISNEMLEKARKKTNNVVLLNMDAESLKFENEKFDFVILNLILSVVENPQKALLEATRVLSPSGTILVFDKFLDENKKPNILRKALNMITSIFGTDINRRFDEILRSTPLNINHQESSVLNGNYKIIVLEK from the coding sequence ATGAAGAACAATACAAATATAAAGAAATACAAGATTTTATCTCCTATTTATGATTTTTTGATGGGGAATCGTATATTTAGAAATGCTAGGATGAGGGCGTTTTCATTGATAGATATTAAACCCAAAAATAAAGTCTTATTAGTAGGAGTTGGAACCGGAGAAGATATTCTGTTGCTACCTAACAATATTGAGATTTTCGGTATTGATATCTCAAATGAGATGCTAGAAAAAGCACGTAAAAAAACAAATAATGTTGTACTACTGAATATGGATGCAGAATCATTAAAGTTTGAGAATGAGAAATTTGATTTTGTGATTTTAAACTTAATTTTAAGTGTTGTGGAGAATCCCCAAAAAGCTTTGTTAGAAGCAACAAGAGTTCTCTCACCTTCTGGTACCATATTGGTATTTGATAAGTTTTTAGATGAGAATAAAAAACCAAACATTCTGCGTAAAGCTTTGAATATGATCACCTCAATTTTTGGAACAGATATAAATAGAAGGTTTGATGAAATACTAAGAAGTACTCCATTGAATATTAATCACCAAGAAAGTTCTGTATTAAATGGAAATTACAAAATTATTGTGTTAGAGAAATGA
- a CDS encoding IS110 family transposase — protein MSACSRFSESPRADQAQEIVLMHYIQLLKTYQNCMNDLLVTMESLAESIKTYHLLRTIPGVGPLTAAMLIAEIGDIKRFPSVKQLTAFAGLDSAVHESGTFKSKKNRISKRGSSYLRTALYQATICAISRQIHGPRNSILFQFYQQKRNEGKPAKVAIVATSHKLLRIIFGMWKSDQAIKCG, from the coding sequence TTGTCCGCCTGCTCCCGCTTCTCCGAAAGTCCTCGGGCGGACCAGGCCCAGGAGATTGTTCTTATGCACTATATTCAATTGCTGAAGACCTACCAGAACTGTATGAATGATCTCTTGGTAACCATGGAGTCGCTGGCTGAATCTATTAAAACCTATCACTTGCTCCGAACCATTCCGGGTGTCGGACCACTAACAGCTGCTATGCTGATCGCTGAAATTGGAGATATAAAAAGGTTTCCATCAGTTAAACAGCTAACAGCTTTTGCAGGGCTAGACTCAGCTGTTCACGAATCAGGAACCTTCAAATCTAAGAAGAATCGAATATCTAAACGAGGCTCTTCGTACCTTCGAACAGCCCTTTACCAGGCTACCATTTGCGCGATTTCCAGGCAAATTCATGGCCCAAGAAATTCGATTCTCTTTCAATTTTATCAGCAAAAACGCAATGAAGGCAAACCGGCAAAAGTCGCGATCGTTGCTACTTCTCACAAGCTTTTACGTATTATTTTTGGAATGTGGAAGTCTGATCAAGCTATTAAATGTGGTTAA
- a CDS encoding IS256 family transposase, which translates to MNHFTTDLVQALVTKKDVTEVFRNHLEAAMNHLLETELTAFLDYEKYDRIGVNSGNSRNGGYCRTLHTEYGDLQLNIPRDRNGEFKQQTVAPYKRSNDTLESFVIHMFQKGVTMTEIADLIEKMYGHHYTPQTVSNMTKVMVEHVDAFMKRPLEKRYVCVYIDATYIAVKRKTVSKEAVYIAVGIREDGTKEVLTYAVAPTESAYIWKELLQDVKERGTEQILLFISDGLTGIVNAIQEIYPHAKYQTCCVHLVRNIAHKVRVSDRAEVCEDFKSVYRSDDEQAGKEALKAFCDKWKTAYPKVIKSLRENPYIFTFYSFPKPIWRSIYSTNLIESFNKQIKKYTNRKEQFPHEEALEKFLVAQFESYNQRFATRCHIGFDKARSELLAMFSTKD; encoded by the coding sequence ATGAATCATTTTACAACAGATTTAGTTCAAGCTCTAGTCACAAAAAAAGATGTGACGGAGGTTTTTCGTAATCACTTAGAAGCTGCCATGAATCATCTGCTAGAGACGGAACTTACTGCATTTCTAGACTATGAAAAATATGACCGTATAGGCGTAAATTCAGGTAATTCTCGAAACGGTGGCTACTGTCGAACGCTTCATACCGAGTATGGGGACCTGCAGTTAAACATTCCTCGAGATCGTAATGGAGAGTTTAAGCAACAGACCGTAGCACCGTATAAACGCTCAAATGACACGCTAGAATCTTTCGTTATTCACATGTTTCAAAAGGGTGTCACGATGACGGAGATTGCCGACCTAATCGAGAAAATGTATGGTCACCACTACACGCCGCAAACCGTATCGAACATGACCAAAGTAATGGTCGAACATGTCGATGCTTTTATGAAACGACCACTTGAGAAGCGCTATGTGTGCGTCTATATCGATGCTACCTATATCGCGGTTAAGCGTAAAACCGTATCTAAGGAAGCGGTCTATATTGCCGTAGGAATTCGTGAGGATGGCACCAAGGAAGTACTCACGTACGCCGTTGCACCGACCGAATCAGCTTACATCTGGAAAGAACTGCTCCAGGACGTGAAAGAGCGTGGTACCGAACAAATCCTTCTGTTTATCTCCGATGGACTCACAGGCATTGTGAATGCGATTCAGGAGATCTATCCGCATGCGAAGTACCAAACATGCTGTGTTCATTTAGTTCGTAATATTGCCCATAAAGTTCGAGTCTCAGATCGAGCAGAAGTCTGTGAGGACTTCAAATCCGTCTATCGATCCGACGATGAACAAGCTGGTAAAGAAGCGCTAAAAGCCTTCTGTGACAAGTGGAAAACCGCTTATCCTAAGGTCATTAAATCCCTACGAGAAAACCCCTATATCTTTACGTTTTACAGTTTTCCTAAGCCGATATGGAGAAGCATTTATTCGACGAATTTAATCGAGTCGTTTAACAAACAGATTAAGAAATACACGAATCGTAAGGAGCAATTCCCCCATGAAGAAGCACTAGAAAAATTCTTGGTTGCACAGTTTGAAAGCTATAACCAACGCTTTGCTACCCGTTGTCACATTGGTTTTGATAAAGCTCGTTCAGAACTGCTAGCTATGTTCTCCACCAAAGACTAA
- a CDS encoding GNAT family N-acetyltransferase — MEVLLKDIDEANWLECIFLTTDPDKNHYLVEKFVASNAVSIAQSKIEKGWITKAIYSEDTMVGFTMYGYSEEDNCFELCRIMIDYKFQRQGFGRKAISLIIKEMSKNKECSEIYLSFDPENDSAKKIYEEFGFENTGKIVDDEVLYCMKL, encoded by the coding sequence GTGGAAGTTTTATTAAAGGATATAGACGAAGCTAACTGGCTAGAATGTATCTTTCTAACGACTGATCCTGATAAAAATCATTACCTTGTAGAGAAATTTGTAGCTTCAAATGCAGTTTCGATTGCACAATCAAAGATAGAAAAAGGATGGATAACAAAAGCAATTTATAGTGAAGATACAATGGTGGGATTTACAATGTATGGATATTCAGAGGAGGATAATTGTTTTGAATTATGCCGTATTATGATTGACTATAAATTTCAACGTCAAGGTTTCGGTAGAAAGGCCATAAGTCTAATCATTAAAGAGATGAGTAAGAACAAGGAATGCTCAGAAATATATTTATCGTTTGATCCAGAAAACGATTCTGCAAAAAAAATATATGAAGAATTTGGATTTGAAAATACAGGTAAAATCGTAGACGACGAAGTTCTTTATTGCATGAAATTATAA
- a CDS encoding cysteine hydrolase family protein: MRLGFLIVDMQAIYLQDQMEKKIVDKACEYINYVADLLRSKDHVVIHIQDLEGIQESNREEYNFIPEIEIKNNDLKMTKENSNAFWKTELEQILLNHGIELVIIAGFAAEHCVLFTYNGAIERGFKPVILQQGILSTQSDVIISTYRDRNMISYPVIEYLANE; the protein is encoded by the coding sequence ATGAGGTTAGGATTCTTAATTGTTGATATGCAAGCAATTTACTTGCAGGATCAAATGGAAAAGAAAATTGTAGATAAAGCTTGTGAATATATCAATTATGTTGCAGACTTGCTTCGTTCTAAAGACCACGTAGTCATACATATTCAGGACTTAGAAGGTATTCAAGAATCAAATAGAGAGGAATATAATTTTATTCCAGAAATTGAAATCAAGAATAATGACCTAAAAATGACTAAAGAGAACTCGAATGCTTTTTGGAAGACAGAACTAGAACAAATTTTATTGAATCATGGTATTGAGTTAGTCATCATTGCAGGATTTGCAGCAGAGCATTGCGTATTATTTACCTATAATGGAGCAATTGAAAGAGGATTCAAACCTGTAATATTACAACAAGGCATTTTGAGTACACAAAGTGACGTAATCATTTCAACCTACAGAGATAGGAACATGATTTCCTATCCCGTAATTGAATACTTAGCAAATGAATGA